From a single bacterium genomic region:
- a CDS encoding acyl-CoA dehydrogenase family protein, with protein sequence MRREIFSDEHLEFRQQFQRFVKAEVEPHIGEWNEAGITP encoded by the coding sequence TTGCGCAGAGAGATTTTTTCCGACGAACACCTGGAGTTTCGCCAACAGTTCCAGCGTTTTGTGAAAGCAGAGGTCGAGCCCCATATCGGCGAGTGGAACGAGGCCGGGATCACGCCGC